In Polaromonas sp. JS666, one genomic interval encodes:
- a CDS encoding Bug family tripartite tricarboxylate transporter substrate binding protein — protein MTINPHRRSAVARIAAGLLAIPGFQVLAQAFPAKPIRIIVPFTPGGSSDVLARAIGVELGRLLNQAVVVENVPGAGGSLGAEKAARSTADGYTLLMGHIGTLAINPSLYPKLGYDPVRSFAPVAWIARVPNLLVVHDSLPARSLKELVALAKTRPGQLAYGSGGNGSAAHTTMEYFKMQTGTSFLHIPYRGTAPSVTDLLAGQVQMLFTGVPALLPHIKAGKIRALAVSSSKRLALLPDVPTVAESGVAGTKGFEADQWYGLVAPAGTPPDIVALLNQSVNKALASEEVRTRLAAEGAEATPPSPQVFSQLIGKEIPRWEKVIKSAQIKLD, from the coding sequence ATGACCATCAACCCCCATCGACGTAGCGCCGTTGCCCGCATTGCCGCGGGACTACTGGCCATCCCGGGCTTCCAGGTCCTCGCGCAGGCATTCCCGGCCAAGCCCATTCGAATCATCGTCCCGTTCACGCCCGGCGGCTCGAGCGACGTCCTGGCGCGTGCTATCGGTGTGGAGCTTGGGCGGCTCCTCAATCAAGCCGTCGTGGTGGAGAACGTGCCGGGCGCGGGCGGCTCGCTCGGCGCAGAAAAGGCCGCGCGATCAACCGCCGACGGCTACACACTGCTCATGGGGCATATCGGCACGCTGGCGATCAACCCCTCGCTGTATCCCAAGCTGGGGTACGACCCGGTGCGGAGCTTCGCGCCCGTGGCCTGGATTGCGCGCGTGCCGAATCTGCTGGTGGTGCATGACTCTCTGCCGGCGCGCAGCCTGAAAGAATTGGTTGCGCTGGCGAAGACCAGGCCCGGGCAGCTTGCCTATGGCTCCGGCGGCAATGGCAGTGCGGCGCACACCACGATGGAGTACTTCAAGATGCAGACGGGCACCTCCTTCCTGCACATCCCCTATCGTGGCACCGCACCTTCCGTGACCGACTTGCTGGCGGGGCAGGTGCAAATGCTCTTCACCGGCGTCCCGGCGCTTCTGCCGCACATCAAGGCCGGCAAGATCCGCGCGCTGGCCGTCTCCAGTTCGAAGCGCCTGGCGCTGTTGCCTGACGTGCCGACCGTTGCCGAGAGCGGCGTGGCAGGAACGAAGGGCTTCGAGGCCGACCAATGGTACGGGCTCGTGGCGCCAGCAGGCACGCCCCCGGACATCGTGGCGCTACTCAACCAGAGCGTCAACAAGGCGCTGGCGAGCGAAGAGGTTCGGACACGCCTGGCCGCCGAAGGCGCTGAAGCAACACCTCCCTCGCCACAGGTCTTCAGCCAACTGATCGGCAAAGAGATTCCGCGCTGGGAGAAGGTGATCAAAAGCGCCCAGATCAAGCTCGACTGA
- a CDS encoding metal-dependent hydrolase: MRKLLRVLLACLAAPLLHCAWAQPATGKTEVLWLGQSAFRISTPGGKVIVTDPWLKLNPLTPAEYKNLQALGKVDVILVTHGHWDHFADAPELALLNQVPMHAPGDMNQTVGLLGILPPNLVPRFNKSGTITPAPGIKVTAVKAEHSSVIVWKNPSTGKDESHPGGEPVGFIIELENGFRIYHMGDTGLFSDMRFIAEYYKPDLVLMPIGGHFTMGPADAAYATREWLKPKTVIPMHYGANPLGRGTPTEYMRALGDSGTRVLPLKPGEKAEF, encoded by the coding sequence ATGAGGAAACTGCTCCGTGTACTTCTTGCCTGTCTCGCGGCGCCGCTCTTGCACTGCGCGTGGGCGCAACCGGCAACGGGCAAGACCGAGGTGCTGTGGCTGGGGCAATCCGCCTTTCGCATCAGCACACCGGGCGGCAAGGTCATCGTCACCGACCCCTGGCTGAAACTGAACCCGCTGACGCCCGCCGAGTACAAGAACCTGCAGGCCTTGGGCAAGGTCGACGTCATCCTCGTGACGCACGGCCACTGGGACCATTTTGCCGACGCGCCGGAGCTCGCCTTACTCAATCAGGTTCCGATGCATGCACCGGGCGACATGAACCAGACCGTGGGTCTTCTGGGCATTCTTCCGCCCAACCTGGTGCCGCGTTTCAACAAGAGCGGCACCATCACGCCGGCGCCAGGCATCAAGGTAACGGCAGTCAAGGCAGAGCACTCCTCCGTCATTGTCTGGAAAAATCCTTCCACGGGTAAAGACGAATCACACCCTGGCGGAGAACCGGTCGGTTTTATCATTGAGCTGGAGAACGGGTTTCGCATCTACCACATGGGTGACACTGGCCTTTTCAGCGACATGCGTTTCATCGCCGAGTATTACAAACCGGACCTCGTACTGATGCCGATCGGCGGCCACTTCACCATGGGCCCCGCCGACGCCGCCTACGCCACCCGCGAATGGCTCAAGCCCAAGACCGTGATTCCAATGCACTATGGCGCCAATCCGCTGGGCCGGGGAACACCGACGGAATACATGCGCGCACTGGGCGATTCCGGAACGCGCGTGCTTCCACTCAAGCCTGGCGAAAAGGCGGAGTTCTGA
- a CDS encoding DUF6600 domain-containing protein: MDRPSLRKLFGIFFLGLCAFALSGWAYADPPSRVARLAYVSGAVSFSPGGENDWVRATVNRPLITGDRLWADAGSRSELQLGGAAIRMGSHTSVTLLNVDDRIAQVQLTQGTLNIRIWRFDRNHAFEINTPNLAYSIRSPGSYRIHVDPNGDSTVVMVRAGQAEVYGEGRAFVIRAGQGFEFFGTGLRDYDSFALAPADDFDRWSSARDLRWENSASARYVSRDLIGYEDLDEYGTWREVAGYGHVWTPARVAVGWAPYRDGHWAWVEPWGWTWVDDAPWGFAPSHYGRWANIGGAWAWVPGPVAARPVYAPALVVFVGGSNFSISLNLGGGGAVAWFPLGPRDVYRPSYPVSREYFTSVNTSNTIINTTNITNVYNNTNVTNVVYVNQQVPGAVVAVPTTAFVQSRPVAREAVRVTQDMVATSPVMAVAPLAPVRTSVLGAAAPSAKPPEPATARPVVAKTAPPPAPPSFASRQSALAANPGKPLDAAAVSALRPAAAPPATTVTIVTPPQSAALPPPPPPTPRAPGAAAPERTRPGAAQAPMPGTPVPSVPPGAGSAERKPSAQEERSRQPGSPPRPELPRPGSPPAAAPAAPVPAAPVPDATKPAEEAKPSRPPAIGPRNVPAGPSAQEERARQPGFPQRPEVPRPGSPPAAAPAAPVPVAPVPDATKPAEEARPSRPPAIAPRNVPAPVQRPAELKPEPVPVPPAPRASGPVAAPPSQPAAVGDTPGRRQRPEVGRAADRREAASEAKRAEEQRRRAEEERGPRP, from the coding sequence ATGGACAGGCCATCGCTGCGCAAACTCTTCGGAATTTTTTTTCTGGGCCTCTGCGCCTTCGCGCTGAGTGGATGGGCGTATGCCGACCCGCCATCGCGTGTGGCGCGGCTGGCCTATGTCAGTGGCGCCGTGAGCTTTTCGCCCGGTGGCGAAAACGACTGGGTCCGAGCGACCGTCAATCGGCCGTTGATCACGGGCGACAGGTTGTGGGCCGATGCCGGTTCGCGCAGCGAACTGCAACTGGGCGGCGCCGCGATCCGCATGGGCTCCCACACCAGCGTGACCTTGCTGAACGTCGATGACCGCATTGCGCAAGTCCAGTTGACGCAGGGCACCCTGAACATCCGCATCTGGCGATTCGACCGCAATCACGCCTTCGAAATAAACACTCCGAATCTCGCCTATTCCATCCGCAGCCCCGGCAGCTATCGCATTCACGTCGATCCCAACGGTGATTCGACCGTCGTGATGGTCCGGGCCGGCCAGGCCGAGGTTTACGGCGAGGGGCGGGCCTTTGTCATCAGGGCCGGCCAGGGCTTTGAGTTTTTCGGCACCGGCCTGCGCGACTACGACAGTTTCGCGCTGGCTCCTGCCGATGACTTCGACCGCTGGTCCAGCGCGCGTGACCTGCGCTGGGAGAACTCGGCATCCGCGCGCTACGTTTCGCGCGACCTGATCGGCTACGAGGACCTGGATGAATATGGAACGTGGCGGGAGGTGGCGGGCTACGGTCACGTGTGGACACCCGCGCGTGTCGCCGTCGGTTGGGCACCTTATCGCGACGGGCACTGGGCCTGGGTCGAACCCTGGGGCTGGACCTGGGTGGATGACGCACCCTGGGGATTCGCGCCGTCGCACTACGGCCGCTGGGCCAACATCGGCGGTGCATGGGCCTGGGTGCCCGGGCCGGTCGCGGCCCGGCCTGTCTACGCGCCGGCACTGGTAGTCTTTGTCGGCGGCAGCAACTTCAGCATCTCGCTCAACCTTGGCGGCGGGGGCGCGGTTGCGTGGTTTCCGCTCGGGCCGCGCGACGTCTACCGGCCATCCTATCCGGTCAGCCGCGAGTATTTCACCAGCGTCAACACCAGCAACACCATCATCAACACGACGAACATCACGAATGTGTACAACAACACCAACGTGACCAACGTGGTCTACGTCAACCAGCAGGTGCCCGGAGCCGTGGTGGCCGTTCCCACCACGGCCTTCGTGCAATCCAGGCCAGTCGCGCGCGAGGCGGTGCGTGTGACGCAGGACATGGTGGCCACTTCGCCTGTGATGGCGGTTGCGCCGCTGGCGCCTGTGCGCACCAGTGTCCTGGGCGCGGCTGCGCCCAGTGCGAAGCCACCGGAGCCGGCGACAGCTCGACCCGTGGTGGCCAAGACCGCCCCGCCGCCGGCACCACCGTCGTTTGCAAGCCGGCAGAGTGCCCTCGCGGCCAATCCCGGGAAGCCGCTTGACGCGGCAGCCGTGAGTGCCCTGAGACCCGCCGCGGCGCCCCCGGCAACTACGGTAACGATTGTGACGCCGCCCCAGTCAGCAGCGTTGCCGCCTCCGCCTCCGCCCACGCCCAGGGCGCCTGGTGCCGCCGCGCCAGAGAGAACGCGGCCGGGTGCGGCTCAAGCGCCCATGCCGGGAACGCCAGTGCCGTCTGTGCCACCCGGAGCCGGCAGTGCCGAGCGCAAGCCGTCGGCGCAAGAGGAGCGGTCGCGCCAGCCCGGATCCCCACCGCGACCCGAACTGCCCCGGCCTGGATCCCCGCCGGCCGCCGCGCCTGCAGCACCAGTCCCCGCAGCACCAGTCCCTGACGCCACCAAGCCCGCGGAAGAAGCAAAGCCCTCGCGTCCGCCTGCGATCGGGCCCCGCAATGTGCCCGCAGGCCCGTCGGCGCAAGAGGAGCGCGCGCGCCAGCCCGGATTCCCACAGCGACCCGAAGTGCCCCGGCCTGGATCCCCGCCGGCGGCCGCGCCTGCAGCACCAGTCCCTGTAGCACCAGTCCCTGACGCCACCAAGCCCGCGGAAGAAGCAAGGCCCTCGCGACCGCCTGCGATCGCGCCTCGCAATGTGCCCGCGCCCGTACAAAGGCCCGCAGAACTGAAACCCGAGCCCGTGCCCGTCCCGCCAGCCCCTCGGGCGAGCGGCCCGGTCGCTGCGCCCCCGTCACAACCAGCCGCTGTTGGGGATACGCCTGGCCGGCGGCAACGTCCCGAAGTGGGCAGGGCAGCCGACAGGCGAGAGGCGGCGAGCGAGGCGAAAAGAGCTGAGGAGCAACGCCGGCGGGCTGAAGAAGAACGGGGACCCCGCCCGTAG
- a CDS encoding AAA family ATPase: protein MSDDDMDEKPSGFEKIRRTVRGESLDSQSCSIEIFLPQHLVDHFNDEARMLDEAKRKVAREGRERQASRYEMADRASEEKAAAAPALAAAPVPAKTAPPESLVPGIDFDPQLKHLVYATTEPEAVVLRTKLMADEEIRVRDLEIVDRLKAKGPLRRIINPFQCDPSLAPFDRLAGRHPHFGPVIDFVKIQVVRCRANAKPLRIPPILLFGGPGLGKSHFTRDLAAALGTVCRRCAWDGAVSNATLLGSDRKWSNSAIGVLFDLLCLGDCANPVVLLDELDKVGRDTKDDPLAPLHSLLEPSTATQVRDASLDFVFDASLVTWIGTANSVMLIPSSLRSRFREFHIGHPTAEQALTLAFSVAANAIEKTASPDFAPPKREVVLRIAHLTPREIYQVVEEAVGRAALNVRTWLEVNDLPAELIPLDGDSRLECEGGVRYLH, encoded by the coding sequence ATGAGTGACGATGACATGGATGAGAAGCCGTCAGGCTTCGAGAAGATACGAAGAACCGTTCGCGGTGAAAGCCTTGACAGCCAAAGTTGCAGCATTGAGATTTTTCTTCCCCAGCACCTGGTGGATCATTTCAATGACGAGGCAAGAATGCTGGATGAGGCAAAACGTAAAGTAGCCAGGGAAGGCCGGGAAAGGCAGGCCTCCCGGTATGAAATGGCCGATCGCGCGAGCGAAGAGAAAGCGGCGGCCGCGCCGGCCTTGGCTGCGGCGCCGGTTCCGGCAAAAACCGCTCCCCCTGAATCGCTTGTGCCCGGCATCGATTTCGACCCCCAGCTCAAACATCTGGTCTACGCCACAACGGAGCCCGAGGCGGTGGTTCTCCGGACCAAGCTGATGGCCGATGAGGAGATCAGGGTGCGAGACCTGGAGATCGTGGATCGACTGAAGGCCAAGGGGCCCTTGCGCAGGATCATCAATCCCTTCCAGTGCGATCCCAGCCTGGCGCCTTTCGACAGGCTGGCGGGCCGGCATCCCCATTTTGGGCCGGTGATTGATTTCGTCAAAATCCAGGTCGTCCGATGCCGGGCGAATGCAAAACCCCTGCGGATACCCCCTATCCTGCTGTTCGGCGGACCGGGGCTGGGCAAGTCACATTTCACACGCGACCTGGCGGCCGCCCTGGGCACCGTCTGCCGCCGCTGCGCCTGGGATGGCGCGGTCTCCAATGCCACCCTACTGGGCTCGGACAGAAAGTGGTCGAACTCGGCCATAGGCGTTTTGTTCGATCTCCTGTGTCTGGGCGACTGCGCCAACCCGGTGGTGCTGCTCGATGAGCTGGACAAGGTGGGTCGGGACACCAAAGACGATCCCCTGGCGCCCTTACACAGCCTGCTGGAACCCAGCACGGCCACGCAGGTTCGCGATGCCTCCCTGGATTTCGTCTTCGACGCCAGTCTGGTGACCTGGATTGGCACCGCGAACAGCGTGATGCTCATCCCCTCCTCGCTGCGGTCGCGGTTTAGGGAGTTTCACATCGGCCACCCCACGGCCGAGCAGGCCCTCACACTGGCGTTCTCGGTGGCGGCTAACGCGATTGAGAAAACGGCATCCCCGGACTTTGCACCGCCCAAACGGGAGGTGGTACTGCGGATTGCCCACCTGACCCCCAGGGAAATCTACCAGGTCGTCGAGGAGGCGGTGGGAAGAGCCGCGCTCAATGTGCGTACATGGCTCGAGGTGAATGATCTGCCTGCGGAGCTGATCCCGCTTGATGGGGACTCACGGCTGGAATGTGAAGGTGGCGTGAGGTATTTGCATTAA
- a CDS encoding HAD family hydrolase produces MDPRPLIALDGDGVLLDYNLAYAKAWERATGRYPAELDIQAYWAIDRWDVERLSGEKLEQFRACFDVDFWSTIPPLASAVEACHRLRDQGYDLVCVTALAEDLADARLRNLRQHDFPIEKVFATAHSLEGRSPKADVLEQLKPVAFVDDYLPYMVGVDGSIHKALVLREPKGSPNIGQHLSAVDSTHADLSDFVRWWLSRH; encoded by the coding sequence ATGGACCCAAGACCTCTTATTGCGCTTGACGGTGATGGGGTCCTGCTGGACTACAACCTGGCCTACGCCAAGGCCTGGGAGAGAGCGACTGGCAGATATCCCGCAGAACTAGACATCCAGGCTTACTGGGCAATAGATCGATGGGATGTCGAAAGGCTTAGCGGAGAAAAGCTGGAGCAGTTCCGGGCTTGCTTCGATGTCGATTTCTGGAGCACGATTCCTCCACTGGCTTCTGCTGTCGAAGCCTGCCATCGCTTACGCGATCAGGGTTACGACCTGGTCTGCGTGACGGCATTAGCAGAAGATCTTGCGGATGCTCGGCTCCGGAATTTACGCCAGCACGATTTCCCGATTGAGAAGGTGTTTGCCACCGCACATTCCCTGGAAGGGCGCAGCCCGAAAGCCGACGTTCTGGAGCAGCTGAAGCCAGTTGCCTTTGTAGATGACTATCTCCCCTACATGGTGGGTGTGGATGGAAGCATTCACAAGGCGCTGGTTCTCCGGGAGCCCAAAGGTAGCCCGAACATCGGACAGCACTTGAGTGCTGTCGATTCCACGCATGCCGACTTATCGGATTTCGTCCGGTGGTGGCTAAGCAGGCATTAA
- a CDS encoding SIR2 family protein, giving the protein MFRGYTVCFVGYSINDPVLRYMMDALAADRLLGESPPEMFAFGSYTNGKEVDRANEWNAKNVTPILYRERKGHDHSYLHSTLRAWAETYRDGVRGKERIVVECAIGRPLAATKQDDFVGRMLWALSDPRGLPAKRFAELDPVPSLDWLEPLSQDFYRHEDLGRFGVPALADADKKLEFSFTRRPAPYTKAPWMVLSDSGNRTSEWDAPMHHLACWLVRHLDDPKLLLWLVKRGGRLHHQLTWLVERRLDELAKLERTGDAKALARIRDNSPRAIPRAAMRTLWRLLLNGRVRAGARNFDLYRWREQFKRDGLTASVRLALKDALAPCVALREPFHWSDETVVSDETDRVKAIVDWELELASDHVHSGMGDIREDRRWLDALPHLLLDFNVLLHDALDLMQELGDADGRGDHSYAHQPSISKHPQNRNFHDWTALIELARDAWVATSSRAPEQARAVAEAWAYGPYPVFRRLSFFTGTHIDVIPPTTALRFLLDGENWWLWSVETQREAMRLSTLNRSPR; this is encoded by the coding sequence TTGTTTCGCGGCTATACGGTTTGCTTTGTCGGTTACAGCATCAACGATCCGGTTCTGCGGTACATGATGGATGCGCTGGCGGCGGACCGGTTGCTGGGAGAGTCGCCACCGGAAATGTTCGCGTTTGGCAGCTATACGAACGGAAAAGAGGTAGATAGAGCCAACGAGTGGAATGCAAAGAACGTTACCCCGATTCTGTATCGGGAGCGAAAGGGACACGACCATTCCTATTTGCACAGCACGCTTCGCGCGTGGGCTGAGACGTATCGGGACGGGGTTCGCGGCAAAGAACGAATTGTTGTGGAATGTGCGATAGGGCGCCCCCTCGCGGCCACGAAACAAGATGACTTTGTCGGTCGCATGTTATGGGCGCTGAGCGATCCGCGTGGCTTGCCCGCCAAGCGATTTGCGGAACTGGACCCGGTTCCGTCACTTGACTGGCTAGAGCCGCTGAGTCAGGACTTCTATCGTCATGAGGACTTGGGACGTTTTGGCGTGCCGGCATTGGCTGACGCCGACAAAAAGCTCGAATTCAGTTTTACCCGACGCCCTGCACCTTACACAAAGGCGCCGTGGATGGTGCTATCTGATAGCGGGAACCGGACCAGCGAATGGGATGCGCCAATGCATCATCTCGCGTGCTGGCTAGTGCGGCACCTGGACGATCCGAAGCTGCTATTGTGGCTCGTAAAACGCGGCGGCAGGTTGCACCACCAGTTGACATGGCTCGTAGAGCGGCGCCTCGATGAGTTGGCCAAACTTGAACGCACGGGTGATGCGAAGGCGCTTGCGCGTATTCGCGACAACTCTCCCAGAGCGATTCCGCGAGCCGCAATGCGCACGCTGTGGCGCCTGTTGCTGAATGGGCGGGTGAGAGCCGGGGCGCGCAACTTCGATCTCTACAGATGGAGGGAACAATTTAAACGGGATGGGCTGACCGCGAGCGTGCGATTGGCGTTAAAGGACGCCTTGGCGCCCTGTGTTGCGCTGCGCGAGCCGTTCCACTGGTCCGACGAGACGGTAGTGAGCGACGAAACAGATCGAGTCAAGGCTATTGTTGATTGGGAGCTAGAGCTGGCATCGGATCATGTGCATTCTGGAATGGGCGACATCCGTGAGGATCGGCGTTGGCTGGATGCTCTCCCTCATTTACTACTCGACTTCAACGTGCTTCTGCACGATGCACTTGATTTGATGCAGGAGTTGGGCGACGCGGATGGACGGGGGGATCATAGCTACGCTCACCAACCCTCTATATCCAAGCATCCGCAAAACAGGAACTTTCATGACTGGACTGCTCTGATCGAGTTGGCTCGTGATGCTTGGGTTGCGACTTCGTCTCGAGCACCTGAGCAGGCTCGAGCTGTTGCTGAGGCATGGGCGTACGGGCCTTATCCTGTTTTCCGCAGATTGTCATTTTTCACTGGTACGCACATCGATGTCATCCCACCGACGACAGCTTTGCGCTTCCTCCTCGATGGTGAGAACTGGTGGCTGTGGTCGGTGGAGACTCAGCGTGAAGCCATGCGCTTAAGTACGCTAAACCGAAGTCCCCGCTAG
- a CDS encoding SIR2 family protein — MKFVRYGPDIPERLLQLHEDGRVVFFCGAGISYPARLPDFGGLVDMLYGELSVIPNAVQLAAIKVGQFDTAVGLLEAGVMGGRETVRRAMASVLKPDFAAPNATATHEALLTLSQNRSGRTRLITTNFDRLFEHLIDSQSLSLQTYQAPLLPVPKARWDGLVYLHGLLSAAPKPAELDRLVISSGDFGLAYLSAWLHAESPPTTATSSHHRGGSAKLSSVG, encoded by the coding sequence ATGAAATTCGTACGCTACGGGCCTGATATTCCTGAACGCCTACTGCAGTTGCATGAGGATGGGCGAGTAGTATTTTTTTGTGGCGCTGGAATCTCTTACCCGGCGCGGCTCCCAGACTTCGGTGGATTGGTGGACATGCTGTATGGGGAGCTATCCGTCATCCCAAATGCCGTGCAGTTGGCGGCGATAAAGGTGGGGCAGTTCGACACGGCTGTTGGGCTGTTAGAGGCCGGGGTGATGGGCGGGCGAGAGACGGTGCGCCGTGCAATGGCTTCAGTACTTAAGCCAGATTTTGCAGCGCCGAACGCCACCGCTACGCATGAAGCGTTGCTAACGTTGAGCCAGAACCGGAGTGGCCGGACGCGGCTCATCACAACAAACTTCGACCGTCTTTTTGAGCACTTGATCGACTCCCAGTCGCTCTCGCTGCAAACCTATCAAGCCCCACTGCTTCCGGTGCCCAAAGCAAGGTGGGACGGCTTGGTCTACCTGCATGGCCTGTTATCAGCCGCGCCAAAGCCCGCAGAGTTGGACCGCTTGGTGATTTCTAGCGGGGACTTCGGTTTAGCGTACTTAAGCGCATGGCTTCACGCTGAGTCTCCACCGACCACAGCCACCAGTTCTCACCATCGAGGAGGAAGCGCAAAGCTGTCGTCGGTGGGATGA